ACTGCTCAACCACGACCTTACTACCCGCAACGCCAAACTTCTGGCCATCGAGCATATCGGACAGGGTCGTCTGCGCTTCAACTACTGATTCTGCAATAATCACGCCTTTTCCTGCAGCCAACCCATCCGCCTTTAAAACAATCGGCAGGCTGTGACTTTCCAGATAGGCTAGCCCTTCCTGTAATGTTTCGGCAGTAAACGATTTTGATGCGGCCGTTGGGATTCCATGTCGTAGCATAAACTGCTTGGAGAAATCCTTACTACCTTCCAGTTGCGCCCCTTCGGCATCAGGCCCCACAATCCGTAAATCAGCCAAATCAGGTTGCTGGCGCAAAAAATCAACAATTCCTTTTACCAGTGGTTCTTCCGGCCCAACAATCAACAGGTCGATTTTCTTATCCCGAACCGTATTGGCAACGGCCAGAAAATCATTATAGCTAATGGGAATATTCGTAGCGATCTGCGTGGTTCCGGCATTCCCGGGCGCTACAAACAAATTATCACATAAGGGACTTTGCGCTAACTTCCAGGCAAAAGCATGTTCGCGTCCTCCCGACCCTAGTATAAGTATATTCATTCTTAGTTGAGCAGTCAGCAGCGAGAAGTGAGAAGTGAGAATGCTGGCGCAAGCTAAACGCTACCGGAGGTATTCTCACTTCTCGCTCCTACTCCTGACTCCTTTTTAATTGGCTACTTCCGACAGGAATTTGATACGCATCAGGCGTAGGTCTTGTTCGGTGAAATCATCGCCACCAAATTCACGCATAGCAACCGCAATATTGTCGCTTTCGGCGTTCATAAAGTAGTCGTAGATTTCGTCCTGCCGGTCTTCGTCCATGACTTGATTGATATAGTAATCGAGATTGAGCCGTGTACCTGAATAACAGATATGCTCAATTTCTTCCATCAGATCTTCCATACTTATTGATTTGGATTCGGCAATCTCATCCAGGTCAACTTTACGGTCAATCTGCTGAATAATAAAGATTTTGACTTTTGATTTATTAACCGTTGACTTAACGACTACATCCTTGGCGGTCTCTATTTCATTTTCTTCAACGTATTTGGCAATCAGATCGATAAAAGGTCGGCCAAATTTCTGCACTTTGCCCATTCCAACCCCGTTGATCTGCGCCATTTCTTCGCGCGTGGTGGGGTAAGTCGTTGCCATTTCCTCCATCGATGTTTCCTGGAAGATGACATAGGGAGGCAAATTCTTTTCTTTGGCAATTTTTTTCCGAAGCGCTTTCAGCAGACCTAATAATTCTTCATCATAGGCAGCCCCACCACCAGCAGGTGTCGAATCCCGGTCGTCATCGTCTTTGGTTTCAGTATTCAACTGCTCGTAATCGTGATCTTTAGCCAGCGTTACCGGGTATGGATCTTCGATGTAATTCAGTCCTTTCTGTGTCAGCTTCAGCACGCCGTAGTTATCGACATCCTTTTCTAGATAACCGTAAATGGTAATCTGTTTGATGAGCGAGCACCAGAAATTGCAGTCTTCATTAAAATCACGCCCTTTTCCATATACCGCCAATTTGTCGTGTTCATAACTGGTCACGTACTGGTTGCTGGTTGCTGTCAGTACATCGGCCAGGTGCGTCACATCGAACCGCTGATCGGTCTGGAGTACCGTTTGCAGCGCTAACACCACTTCGTGCTGCGCTTTAAACTTCTCGGTAGACTTCATGCAGTTATCGCAAAAGCCACAGTCCTTGTCCAGAAACTCACCAAAATAGCCCAGCAATTGCCGACGTCGGCACACCCCTAGATTGGCATACGATACCATCTCGGTGAGCAAATGCTTAGCATTATCCCGTTCCGTAACCGGCTTATCTTTGTTAAACTTTTCCAGTTTAACGATATCGTCGTAGCTATAGAACATAAGGCAGTTGCCTTCCAGACCATCGCGACCCGCCCGGCCTGTCTCCTGATAATACCCTTCGAGCGATTTAGGTGCATCGTAGTGAATGACAAATCGTACATCGGGCTTGTCGATTCCCATACCGAAAGCAATTGTAGCGCAGACGACATCCACGTCTTCGTTCAGGAAGGCATCCTGGTTGTTCATCCGGGTTTGCGGATCGAGCCCGGCATGATAGGGCAGCGCCTTTATATCATTGACATTCAGCAGCTCAGCAATTTCTTCAACCGTTTTACGGCTCAGGCAATACACAATACCCGACTTGCCTTTATTCTGCTTGATGTATTTGATCAGTTGCTTTTTAGCATCAACTTTTGGGCGGATTTCGTAGTAGAGATTCTTCCGATTGAACGACGTTTTATAGAGGTTGGCATCCTCCATCTGGAGGTTTTTCTGGATATCCTGCTGTACTTTAGGCGTAGCGGTAGCGGTCAGCGCAATAACGGGCAAATTACCGATGTTATCGACTATACCCCGAATTTTACGGTACTCTGGCCGAAAATCGTGCCCCCATTCCGAAATGCAGTGGGCTTCGTCGATAGCCACGAAGGAAATATTGGCCTTCTTCAAAAAGTCCAAATTCTCTTCTTTCGTAAGCGACTCAGGGGCGATGTACAGTAACTTCAGCGAGCCATTCAGTGTATCCTTTTTAACCTTGTTCATCTCCGCTTTTGACAGCGTCGAATTCAGAAATTGCGCGTTGATACCAAAGGCATTTAGCTGGTCGACCTGGTTTTTCATCAGGGCAATAAGTGGAGAAATGACCACCGCAGTACCATTGCTGACAATTGCAGGAAGCTGATAACACAGTGATTTACCGGCACCTGTAGGCATAATAACGAAGGTATTACGTCCCGACAGGATGCTATAAATAATGGCCTCTTGTTCTCCCCGAAATTGACTATACCCGAATATTTCTTTTAGTCGTTCTTTTAGCGTCGTATGAATCGACTCATCAACCTGCATCATTCTACAAATCGTACAAAAGTTACTTTACTCTCTTTGCTTGCTGTATCTTTGTTTTATAAAGTTAGCGAATATACGCAGCAAACATTTCCTGATTGCTAAATCTGACATTGAAAGTAATAAAAAATCCTAACACAATTGCTCGTTCGGTATTGCTAGCCGAAGCCGAAGCCATTCGTAATATCGTCGATTTACTTGACGATCAATTCGATGCTACTGTCGATCTGTTACTCAACACGACTGGGCGTCTGGTTGTAACGGGCGTGGGAAAAAGCGCTTTGATCGGCCAGAAAATAGTAGCAACGTTGAATTCAACGGGTACACCTGCCCTATTTATGCATGCGGCCGATGCCATTCATGGCGACTTGGGAATGATCCAGGATAATGATGCCGTCCTAATTATCTCTAAGAGTGGCAATACAGCCGAAATTAAGGTTTTGCTGCCTTTATTAAAACGGACTAATGTTCGGCTGATTGCGATGGTCAGTGACCGGGAATCGTATCTGGCTCGTCATGCCCATTATGTTCTTCATGCTTATGCCGAATGCGAAGCAGACCCACTCAATCTGGCTCCAACAACGAGTACAACCGTTGCGTTGGCTTTAGGCGATGCCCTGGCTGTGAGCCTGTTAGAACTACGCGGCTTTACCAGGCATGACTTTGCTCGTTACCATCCTGGTGGTTCATTAGGCAAAAAATTATATTTAAAAGTAGCGGATATTTTTCCACACAATCAGTGCCCCAAAGTTTTAGCCGGCACACCAGTTCGGGAAGTAATCTTTACGATTTCCGCCAATCGTCTGGGGGCCACTGCTGTTGTGGATGAGGCCGGTTCCTTAATCGGTATTGTCACGGATGGCGATATTCGCCGGATGGCTTATGATCATAGTTCGTTCTGGAACCTTTGCGCACAGGATGTGATGACTAAACAACCTGTTTGCGTAGCTCCTGACGACTATGCAGTGGCCGCTTTACAACTGATGCAGGAGCGGGATATTACACAACTTATTGTTGCCGAATCTGGACAGTTATATGGGTTCATTCATTTACATGATCTGTTAAAAGAGGGTTTGGTATAACAGCTCGCCTTATTTAGCAACCTTGTTCAATCATTTTCCACGAAGTTTAAACAAAATCCACACTTCCATTCCACATAATGGGGGAATTATTCCACACTTTCTACCACAAATTATCGCTGGCGCTGTTTACAAAAATAATTTTGCCAAAAATTAAACATTTGTAAGTCAGTAAGTTACCATAGAAGTTAGCCGCTTTTCCACTACTTCCAACGAGACTGGTTGTTTTTTTGTCTTAAACAGGTCAGATGTGATTCAACAGAAAAACTAAACAGCCATGACAGCTCTCGAATTTACTAACCATATTGGCAAAGTGTCTAAATCTTTACGCCCATTTGCGCTGCGTTTAACAAAAGATGTTGAAGATGCAAACGATCTGTTGCAAGACACCCTGCTGAAAGCGTTTACCAATCGTGATAAATACACGGATGGTACCAATCTGAAAGCCTGGTTGTATACGATCATGAAAAACACATTCATTACAAACTATCAGCGCATGGTGCGTAAGAACACGTTTATTGATACAACTGACAATCTGCATTATATCAATTCCATGGAGAGCAGCACCGATAACCTGGCATACTCGTCGTTTGCACAGGATGATATCAACCGGGCAGTAAATGGACTTGACGATACATATAAAACCCCATTTATGATGCATTTCCGTGGATTTAAATACCACGAGATTGCAGCAAAACTCAATATTCCTATTGGTACGGTAAAAAACCGGATTCACATTGCCCGGAAAGAATTGAAAGATCAGCTAAAAGTTTACGCATATTTTAATTCGTAATGTGATACTTTTTTGCTGACCCTCCGTCTAAGAGATATTGATTGAGTAGTTTTTGGTTAAAAAAGAGGAAGGTTCGAAAAAGTTGGGTGGCATCCGCCCAACTTTTTTTGTTTTTACCCCCTGGCAATCAGACACTTGCAATAGTTAGTACAGCTCCTCTATGCTTTCCAAAAGGTTTACGGAAACATACTTCCCTCCTTCCTGTTTCTGTAGTAGCCGATATTTATTCATCACTCTGGCTGCTTTTTCATCATTTTTCGAGTAGGTTCACACACCAAAAAAGCTTCCTCAATTGCAAAGTGTTGTCTCAATCAACAATTTTCTGACTAATGCCCCAACGCGTACTTGTTATTGGAGCCGGATTCGCAGGTCTGGCTGCCGCAACCAGCCTTGCTGATAAAGGCTATGATGTTACAGTTCTTGAAAAAAATGAGATGCCAGGTGGCCGGGCACGGGTTTTCCAGGCAAAAGGCTTTACATTCGACATGGGTCCAAGCTGGTACTGGATGCCTGATGTTTTTGACACCTATTTTTCGCGTTTTGGCAAGAAAACTTCTGATTATTATAAGCTTGTTCGGTTAGACCCTTCCTACTCAGTTATTTTTAGCCCTGCTGAGGTCATTAATTTACCCGCCGGTATTCCAAATCTGGAAAAGCTTTTTGATCAGATCGAGCCAGGCAGTGGGGCGAAACTTCACCAGTTTTTAAAGCAGGCTTCCTACAAGTATGAAGTAGGCATGAATAAATTTGTCTGGAAGCCCAGCCGATCTATCACCGAGTTTCTGAGCCTGAAACTTCTGTATGATGTAACGCGGCTGGATGTTTTTCAATCCTTTGCTACCCACGCCCGCAAATTCTTCAGGCATCCACGGTTGCTCGAGATTATTGAGTTTCCGATCCTTTTTCTTGGCGCTACCCCGGAGAATACACCTGCCATGTATAGCCTCATGAACTATGCCGAAATGGCTTTGGGTACCTGGTACCCTATGGGCGGCATGTATGAAATAGTAAAAGCGATGGTTAGCCTGGCCGAAGAAAAAGGGGTCAAATTACTGCTGAATCAGCCCGTAAAGTCAATTGAGATAGCTGCTAAAAATGCAAAGCGAGTAATTACTGAAAATGGGATTTTTGAAACAGATGTAGTTATAGCCGGAGCCGACTATCATCATGTCGATACGCAACTTCTTGAACAACAATATCGGAATTATGACGACACTTATTGGCAGAAACGTATAATGGCCCCGTCTTCGCTGTTGTTCTATGTTGGCGTGAACAAACGAATTCCCCGTTTACAACACCATAACCTCTTCTTTGACGAGGATTTCAAACTACATGCACAGGAAATCTATGAAACGCCACGCTGGCCGAGCAAACCACTGTTTTATGCCTCAGCGCCATCAAAAACCGATCCTAGTGTAGCGCCTGAAGGCTCTGAAAACCTGTTTCTGCTGATACCTGTAGCTCCTGATCTTACCGATAATACAGAAACGCGTGAGCATTATTTCAACATGATCATGGATCGTCTGGAAGCTTATGTAGGCGAAGCCATTCGTAGTCATATCGTGTTTAAACGGAGCTATGCCCATAGCGATTTCAAAAATGATTACCATGCCTTTAGAGGTAATGCCTATGGCCTGGCCAATACACTTCGGCAAACGGCCATTTTAAAGCCTTCGTTAAAGAATAAACATATCAATAATCTGTTTTACACGGGTCAACTTACCGTACCAGGGCCGGGAGTTCCGCCATCATTAATTTCAGGGTTAGTCGTTGCTGATGAAGTTGCCAAAGAATTTGTTTAACTTTATAGGCCGAATAACTAAACAAAATGACATAAAATCGAATTTACTAAGAATATATACCCTTTACACTTAGGATTCGTATCTTTTTGGGCATTTACTCAATAAACCCTTCCTACTATAAACTCTATGATGGCGTTGTTCAATAAAACCGCACTGGAATGTAGTAAGCTGATTACGGAACGTTACAGTACGTCATTTACGCTTGGCATCAAAACCCTTGATCGTAAATTTCATTTTCCGATCTACGCTATCTATGGATTCGTTCGATATGCCGACGAAATTGTGGATACGTTCCATGACTACGATAAAAAGACGCTGCTTGATCGTTTCAAATTCGATACGTACCAAGCCATCGAAGAAGGCATCAGTCTGAACCCTGTGTTACAATCGTTTCAGTTGGTGGTCAGGCAATACAAAATCGAGCATGAACTGATCGAGTCCTTCCTGAAAAGTATGGAAATGGACCTCTATCATCAGAATTATACGTCGGAAGGGTATCAGCAGTACATTTATGGTTCGGCAGAAGTCGTTGGCTTAATGTGTCTTCGTGTTTTTTGCGAAGGAGACCCGGCTGAATTCAACCGACTGCGCGAACCAGCCTGTAAACTGGGCGCTGCCTTTCAGAAAGTAAATTTTCTGCGGGATATGAAAAGTGACTATGTGGAGCGGGGACGTACATACTTTCCGGGTATTGACTTCAGCAATTTCGATCTGGATGTTAAACAATGCATTGAATGTGATATTCAACGCGACTTCGACGAGGCCTACATCGGGATTATGAACCTGCCCCGAGGTGCACGAATGGGTGTTTATCTGGCGTATATGTATTACCAGACCTTATTCAATAAAATTAAACAGCTCCCAGCTTCCCGGATTCAGAACGAGCGAATCCGGGTGCCTAATCCGCAAAAAATTGCCTTATTAGCCCAAACGTATCTGAAGTATCGACTCAACGTAATCTGATATCGTTATTTTGGATTGTCAGCGCTTCCTTATGCCATTTTTTCCATCGTACCCAAGACTGAGCCGACTACAGACAGGTAGGTCTGAATAGCTCCAGCCAGCTTAGGCCGACGTTGCTGCATATTCATATCGACCTCATTCATAAAATTTTTCCAGTTGGAACCATTCAGGCAGTCGAGCGCTACCGAGATCGTAGGCGTTAACGAACGGGCCGTGTGCCACCAGCCACAGGGAATAAACAGTGTTTCGCCAGGGCCAACGACAAATTTTATAGGTGTAGTTTTTGCAAACAGAGGATACTTTTCCAGATCTGGATTCCACACATCATCTACCTGCGATACCCAGAGATTATCGGGCCGGGGATACACATAGGGCGTCTGATCGGGAGGAATCACCGTAAACTCTTTTTCTCCATATAGTTGCGTGATGTAGGCATGCAGACACATATAATCGTAATGCACGTAGGGAAACTGAGCGCCCGGACTGCCAAAAAATATTTCCAGTGTATTCGCCCCCGACAGAAATCGTTTGGGTAGCAGCTTACTGTTGATTCGATCGGGCAGTGCGTATTTAAAGCGAGGTAAAACGTCGGGCAACAGCTCAGGATAATCCCGCTCAATCTGAAGCGTACACGGGTAAGGGGCCGGATTTTCTTCATTGCCGGTCAGCATCCAGTCGATATATTCGCCCAGGGTATAGCTCTTCCCGCTAATCTCTACCTTTCGATCGCTATAATGTTTCTTAAAAAAATCAGGGGTAAACTTATTCTTGGCCGACCATGCAGCGCAGGCATCGCCAATAACAACCGGATAGTTGCTGAAAAGATGCTTTTCTGCAAACTCTTCGTAACTTAAATTATATTTCTTCTCAACAACCAGGGCTCCTTCACGAACCAGTTCAACTGTTTGGGTATCCATCTTATGGGTTGGTCAGTAGACAAAAAGTCATTTTACACTTTAGACTTTAAGTTTACCAACATGGACAACTCCCCTCCTGCGTATTTATTGTTCGGCGGTTTCGTTTAGTAGTTGATACTCTGGCAATCATTACCCCCTCTGTTTGATTTCTAGCTATCTTTGCGTAAAATCATACTATCTACCTATGGTAGCCGAAGCAGCCCTCTCGCCAGAAATTCTTTCCCGATACGAAGCGGTTGTCGGACTGGAAGTACACTGCCAGTTGCTTACAGAAAGCAAAATTTTTGCAGCCGATGCCAACTCATTTGGCGCAGAACCCAATACGAATATTAGTGTCATTACGCTGGCGCATCCAGGCACGTTACCCAAACTGAACCGGAAAGCCATTGAGTACGCTGTTCGGATCGGTATAGCCTGCGGAAGTGACATCACACGCCGAAACATCTTTGCCCGTAAAAATTATTTTTATCCCGACCTTCCTAAAGGCTACCAATTATCGCAGGATAAAGGCCCCATCTGTGTAGGCGGTGGTATTTTGGTAAAAGTAAAAGATCCTGTAACGGGAGAACCCTACCAAACAACCATTCAGCTTCATCATATTCACCTCGAAGAAGATGCGGGAAAAAGCATCCACGATGGCGACGAATGGGCCACTCAGCTCGATTATAACCGAGCAGGTACGCCACTGATTGAGATGGTGACCGAACCCTGTATCCGCACGGCCGATGAAGCTGGACAATACCTGACCGAAGTTCGGCGGCTGGTTCGGTATCTGGACATCTGCGATGGCAATATGGAAGAAGGATCGCTCCGCTGTGATGTAAATGTTTCGATTCGCCCGAAGGGTTCAACAAAACTCGGCACGAAGGTTGAAGTGAAAAACCTGAACTCCATACGGAACGTTATGCGGGCTGTTGATGGTGAGTTCCGGCGGCAGGTCGAACTGGTAGAAACGGGCGGAAAAATTACGCAGGAAACCCGCACGTTCGATGCAGCTACGGGCCTCAGCTACGCTATGCGGGAGAAAGAAACGATGAATGACTATCGCTACTTCCCCGATCCCGACCTCACACCCGTGGTCATTTCGGACGAGTGGCTGGCCGACATTCAGGCCCGGATGCCTATGCTGCCAGCAGCTTTGTTCCAGAAATTAACTGCTACGTATGGGTTGCCTGAGTACGATGCTGCTATACTGACTGATGCTAAAGAACTGGCCGACTATTTTGAAGCCGTTTGTCAGCATACTACCCAGTATAAAGCCGCATCGAACTGGATTATGGGGCCCGTAAAAGGCCAACTTACAGACAAAACGTTACGCGAACGTCAGTTTCCCGTTTCGGCTAGTCAATTAGCGGCTTTAATTGAGCTGGTAGCCAACGCAACGATTAGTCAGACAGCGGCCCAACAAGTGTTTGGTCTGTTACTAGCCCAGCCCGATGCATCGCCAGAAGAATTGGCCCGGGCCAACGGACTGATTCAGAATCGCAATACCGATGCATTACAAACGTTGGTAGAAGAAGTACTGGCTGCCTGGCCCGATAAAGTAGAACAGTTTCACAAAGGCAAAAAGAATTTAATGGGCTTATTTGTCGGTGAGGTTATGAAAAAATCGAAAGGATCGGCCGACCCCAAATTAGTGAATGAGTTGTTAGCGAAGACCCTACAAAAAAAATGAAACATTTAGTATACTGCCTGGCGAGCCTTATGGCCCTAAGCCTGACAACCAACGCACAAACCACAAAGTCGTTTACCGTAACCGGAAAAATCGCCAAAGCAACACCGGGCAGTTACGTCTACCTGGAAGCGAATTCCCAACCTACGCGTAAAATCGACTCCACAAAAGTTGGAACCGATAATACCTTCACCATTAATGGCAAAGTAGCCGATGGTGGAGAAGTATTTATTCTTAATGTAGGGGGTGGACAAAAAATGGCCCTGTTGGTTGAAGGGGGCGAAACCCTGAGAGTAACAGCCGATGGCTTCCGAATGGACCAGAAAACCGGCCAGATGGGAAAGGCTACCGTTACAGGTTCCAAAAACATGGAGTATTACGAGAAGCTGAATACGCTCCGTACTGATATGGAAGCCAAAGTACAGACGTGGAACAAACAGGTTGCGGCTGCTACGGAAAAGAAAGATAATAAACGGATTGCTCAGATTGAGCAGGAATACCAGACCGCCGAGCAGGATGTAGTGAACAAAGTAAAAGCCATGTTGCCCGAAATGGGTACCTCGCTGGTATCGCTATTTGCGCTGAATTTCATCAATATCGATACCGATTTCGCTGTTTACGACCAACTGGCCCAGAAATTCGAGAAAGAGAACCCGAATAGCCCGCATGCTAAATCACTGATTGGCCGAGTTGCCCGGATTAAAGGCGTGTCGATTGGTGCCTCTGCCCCTGAAATTGCGCTGAGCGATACTACCGGAAATCCAGTTCCCCTCTCGTCTCTGCGCGGCAAATACGTACTGATCGACTTTTGGGCGTCGTGGTGTGGCCCCTGCCGCGCCGAAAATCCCAACGTGGTCCGAATGTACAATAAGTTTAAGGATCGCGGTTTTGCCATTTACAGCGTCTCGCTTGATCAGACAAAAGACAAGTGGGTGAAAGCCATTCGCAACGACAACCTGACCTGGACACACGTTTCGGATCTGAAATTCTGGCAATCGGCAGCTGCCCAGCAGTATGGCGTGCAGGCCATACCGGCTACTTTCCTACTCGACAAAGACGGTAAGATCATTGCCAAAAACCTGCGGGGAGAAGCGCTCGAACAAAAATTAGAAGAAGTGTTACAAGTAAAATAAACGAAAGGAGAAAGGAAGAAAGGGACGAAGGGGAGAAAGCTAATCTCACTCTCTTCGTCCCTTTCTTCCTTTAGTCATTTCCCCTCCATTATGAAAATCGCTATTGTTGGTTGCGGCAACATGGGTATGGCATTTGCCAAATCGTTTTTACAGTACGATCTGGTAAAGAAAGAAAACCTGCTCTTAATTGAAAAAAGTGCGGATCGTTCAGAAGCTCTGAAGGCCGAAAAGGCAGGGGTTGTGGTAGAAACCATCGGACCACATGTTGGCGAAACGGATTTGATTATTCTATCCGTGAAACCTCAGGATTTCAACAGTGTGCATGAATCTCTCCGGACCATTATTCAGCCAAATCAGATGATTCTATCGATTATGGCGGGGATTCCAATCGCGCAAATTCAGGAAAAACTCGGGCATCCGCTGGTGGTACGGGCGATGCCTAATACACCCGCTATGCTGGGTATGGGTATTACAGGATTCACAGCCGCTAAAGAAGTCGATCTGGCGAACCTTCGTCGCGTCGAAAATCTGATCAATGCTACCGGCCGATCCATTTTTCTGGAAGACGAAGCCATGCTCGATGCCGTTACGGCCCTGAGTGGTAGCGGCCCGGCCTATTTCTACTATGTGGTAAAGGCAATGGTCGATGCCGGCAAGCAGATGGGTTTCGATGATGCCGTTTCCGCCTTACTGGTTAAACAGACTATGCTTGGCGCTTATCACCTGATCAACAACGCCGACAAATCGCTCGATGACCTCATTAAAGCCGTAGCCTCTAAAGGTGGCACTACCGAAGCCGCTCTACGAACCTTTGAGAATGGTGCGTTGGCCGATACGTTAGTTGCTGGTATTAAGGCAGCCCAGGTCCGGGCCACCGAACTTTCGAAAGGCTAGCAACAAGTACAGAAGTTCGCTTTCTCTGAATATATTACACATGTAAAATCAGAAAAGCGGACTTCTGTCCACACTACAAACCTGTATAACTAAATGGGGTAATGGCTCGAAGTTCATCTTTTACAGCATCGGATACATTCAGCTCATTAATAAATTGCAGAATCGCCTGCTCGGT
This window of the Spirosoma aerolatum genome carries:
- a CDS encoding TlpA disulfide reductase family protein: MKHLVYCLASLMALSLTTNAQTTKSFTVTGKIAKATPGSYVYLEANSQPTRKIDSTKVGTDNTFTINGKVADGGEVFILNVGGGQKMALLVEGGETLRVTADGFRMDQKTGQMGKATVTGSKNMEYYEKLNTLRTDMEAKVQTWNKQVAAATEKKDNKRIAQIEQEYQTAEQDVVNKVKAMLPEMGTSLVSLFALNFINIDTDFAVYDQLAQKFEKENPNSPHAKSLIGRVARIKGVSIGASAPEIALSDTTGNPVPLSSLRGKYVLIDFWASWCGPCRAENPNVVRMYNKFKDRGFAIYSVSLDQTKDKWVKAIRNDNLTWTHVSDLKFWQSAAAQQYGVQAIPATFLLDKDGKIIAKNLRGEALEQKLEEVLQVK
- a CDS encoding RNA polymerase sigma factor; the encoded protein is MTALEFTNHIGKVSKSLRPFALRLTKDVEDANDLLQDTLLKAFTNRDKYTDGTNLKAWLYTIMKNTFITNYQRMVRKNTFIDTTDNLHYINSMESSTDNLAYSSFAQDDINRAVNGLDDTYKTPFMMHFRGFKYHEIAAKLNIPIGTVKNRIHIARKELKDQLKVYAYFNS
- a CDS encoding cupin-like domain-containing protein, which translates into the protein MDTQTVELVREGALVVEKKYNLSYEEFAEKHLFSNYPVVIGDACAAWSAKNKFTPDFFKKHYSDRKVEISGKSYTLGEYIDWMLTGNEENPAPYPCTLQIERDYPELLPDVLPRFKYALPDRINSKLLPKRFLSGANTLEIFFGSPGAQFPYVHYDYMCLHAYITQLYGEKEFTVIPPDQTPYVYPRPDNLWVSQVDDVWNPDLEKYPLFAKTTPIKFVVGPGETLFIPCGWWHTARSLTPTISVALDCLNGSNWKNFMNEVDMNMQQRRPKLAGAIQTYLSVVGSVLGTMEKMA
- the recQ gene encoding DNA helicase RecQ, which translates into the protein MMQVDESIHTTLKERLKEIFGYSQFRGEQEAIIYSILSGRNTFVIMPTGAGKSLCYQLPAIVSNGTAVVISPLIALMKNQVDQLNAFGINAQFLNSTLSKAEMNKVKKDTLNGSLKLLYIAPESLTKEENLDFLKKANISFVAIDEAHCISEWGHDFRPEYRKIRGIVDNIGNLPVIALTATATPKVQQDIQKNLQMEDANLYKTSFNRKNLYYEIRPKVDAKKQLIKYIKQNKGKSGIVYCLSRKTVEEIAELLNVNDIKALPYHAGLDPQTRMNNQDAFLNEDVDVVCATIAFGMGIDKPDVRFVIHYDAPKSLEGYYQETGRAGRDGLEGNCLMFYSYDDIVKLEKFNKDKPVTERDNAKHLLTEMVSYANLGVCRRRQLLGYFGEFLDKDCGFCDNCMKSTEKFKAQHEVVLALQTVLQTDQRFDVTHLADVLTATSNQYVTSYEHDKLAVYGKGRDFNEDCNFWCSLIKQITIYGYLEKDVDNYGVLKLTQKGLNYIEDPYPVTLAKDHDYEQLNTETKDDDDRDSTPAGGGAAYDEELLGLLKALRKKIAKEKNLPPYVIFQETSMEEMATTYPTTREEMAQINGVGMGKVQKFGRPFIDLIAKYVEENEIETAKDVVVKSTVNKSKVKIFIIQQIDRKVDLDEIAESKSISMEDLMEEIEHICYSGTRLNLDYYINQVMDEDRQDEIYDYFMNAESDNIAVAMREFGGDDFTEQDLRLMRIKFLSEVAN
- a CDS encoding KpsF/GutQ family sugar-phosphate isomerase; amino-acid sequence: MKVIKNPNTIARSVLLAEAEAIRNIVDLLDDQFDATVDLLLNTTGRLVVTGVGKSALIGQKIVATLNSTGTPALFMHAADAIHGDLGMIQDNDAVLIISKSGNTAEIKVLLPLLKRTNVRLIAMVSDRESYLARHAHYVLHAYAECEADPLNLAPTTSTTVALALGDALAVSLLELRGFTRHDFARYHPGGSLGKKLYLKVADIFPHNQCPKVLAGTPVREVIFTISANRLGATAVVDEAGSLIGIVTDGDIRRMAYDHSSFWNLCAQDVMTKQPVCVAPDDYAVAALQLMQERDITQLIVAESGQLYGFIHLHDLLKEGLV
- a CDS encoding phytoene desaturase family protein; protein product: MPQRVLVIGAGFAGLAAATSLADKGYDVTVLEKNEMPGGRARVFQAKGFTFDMGPSWYWMPDVFDTYFSRFGKKTSDYYKLVRLDPSYSVIFSPAEVINLPAGIPNLEKLFDQIEPGSGAKLHQFLKQASYKYEVGMNKFVWKPSRSITEFLSLKLLYDVTRLDVFQSFATHARKFFRHPRLLEIIEFPILFLGATPENTPAMYSLMNYAEMALGTWYPMGGMYEIVKAMVSLAEEKGVKLLLNQPVKSIEIAAKNAKRVITENGIFETDVVIAGADYHHVDTQLLEQQYRNYDDTYWQKRIMAPSSLLFYVGVNKRIPRLQHHNLFFDEDFKLHAQEIYETPRWPSKPLFYASAPSKTDPSVAPEGSENLFLLIPVAPDLTDNTETREHYFNMIMDRLEAYVGEAIRSHIVFKRSYAHSDFKNDYHAFRGNAYGLANTLRQTAILKPSLKNKHINNLFYTGQLTVPGPGVPPSLISGLVVADEVAKEFV
- a CDS encoding phytoene/squalene synthase family protein, whose product is MMALFNKTALECSKLITERYSTSFTLGIKTLDRKFHFPIYAIYGFVRYADEIVDTFHDYDKKTLLDRFKFDTYQAIEEGISLNPVLQSFQLVVRQYKIEHELIESFLKSMEMDLYHQNYTSEGYQQYIYGSAEVVGLMCLRVFCEGDPAEFNRLREPACKLGAAFQKVNFLRDMKSDYVERGRTYFPGIDFSNFDLDVKQCIECDIQRDFDEAYIGIMNLPRGARMGVYLAYMYYQTLFNKIKQLPASRIQNERIRVPNPQKIALLAQTYLKYRLNVI
- the gatB gene encoding Asp-tRNA(Asn)/Glu-tRNA(Gln) amidotransferase subunit GatB, with translation MVAEAALSPEILSRYEAVVGLEVHCQLLTESKIFAADANSFGAEPNTNISVITLAHPGTLPKLNRKAIEYAVRIGIACGSDITRRNIFARKNYFYPDLPKGYQLSQDKGPICVGGGILVKVKDPVTGEPYQTTIQLHHIHLEEDAGKSIHDGDEWATQLDYNRAGTPLIEMVTEPCIRTADEAGQYLTEVRRLVRYLDICDGNMEEGSLRCDVNVSIRPKGSTKLGTKVEVKNLNSIRNVMRAVDGEFRRQVELVETGGKITQETRTFDAATGLSYAMREKETMNDYRYFPDPDLTPVVISDEWLADIQARMPMLPAALFQKLTATYGLPEYDAAILTDAKELADYFEAVCQHTTQYKAASNWIMGPVKGQLTDKTLRERQFPVSASQLAALIELVANATISQTAAQQVFGLLLAQPDASPEELARANGLIQNRNTDALQTLVEEVLAAWPDKVEQFHKGKKNLMGLFVGEVMKKSKGSADPKLVNELLAKTLQKK